A single genomic interval of Gallus gallus isolate bGalGal1 chromosome 10, bGalGal1.mat.broiler.GRCg7b, whole genome shotgun sequence harbors:
- the PIGBOS1 gene encoding protein PIGBOS1: MRGRPPLPHVAVAVALGVASGLYVYRPIFQPPTHQEPQQSPPGPTTDAAPKRRP, encoded by the coding sequence ATGCGGGGACGGCCGCCTTTGCCGCACGTGGCCGTGGCCGTAGCGCTCGGCGTGGCCAGCGGGCTGTACGTCTACCGGCCCATCTTCCAGCCGCCCACGCACCAGGAGCCGCAGCAGAGCCCGCCCGGGCCGACGACTGACGCCGCGCCCAAAAGGAGGCCCTGA